In Brachypodium distachyon strain Bd21 chromosome 2, Brachypodium_distachyon_v3.0, whole genome shotgun sequence, one genomic interval encodes:
- the LOC112270711 gene encoding uncharacterized protein LOC112270711, with amino-acid sequence MSLGTIMEFRDATFFEDIFPMRDMHSTSREDHDVPAEPVSSEEHQDHGVAPEPAISVKNLEQTRDEILEEYDNEAPLRDDTPKTIDEAFASPDADYWKEDIRSEMDSIMANAGKGEEADEDAEGEEADKYEAEGVEGASAQTSRWQDQPRRGKAVADASSRTTAERARGADSGRRRDIKPEMGLSLSQLDSALRGLAIKGDDELSIKDDADIAGGGGGPGRRGGGGTARLPPFPQRQPNLKCQAEQTDLDASNRMVVVDSGLQGDVESGKGLSLSDQLDSHEGSLHQERCPAELCSYTRAGPGGREWTPAGTWGFGVTKQWRPRLQRRRLGPQEDGLAKNTAAAEVGREAAEMGRGAEEVGRADCLRFRTASRT; translated from the exons ATGAGCCTCGGTACAATTATGGAGTTCAGAGATGCTACATTTTTTGAGGACATATTTCCCAtgagagatatgcatagcacatCTAGAGAGGATCATGATGTACCTGCTGAACCCGtcagttcagaggaacatcagGATCATGGTGTAGCTCCTGAACCCGCCATCTCAGTGaaaaatcttgaacaaacacGCGATGAGATTCTTGAGgagtatgacaatgaagcccCTCTTAGGG ATGACACCCCTAAAACCATTGATGAGGCTtttgcatctccggatgcagactaTTGGAAGGAAGACATTCGTAGTGAAATGGATTCTATCATGGCTAATG CGGGcaaaggggaggaggcggacgagGATGCCGAGGGTGAGGAGGCGGACAAGTATGAAGCCGAGGGTGTGGAGGGGGCATCTGCCCAGACAAGTCGCTGGCAAGACCAGCCGAGGCGCGGGAAGGCCGTCGCCGATGCCTCATCTCGTACTACTGC CGAGCGGGCGCGCGGTGCGGATTCTGGGCGTCGCCGCGACATCAAACCAGAGATGGGGTTGTCTCTGTCGCAGCTGGACAGCGCACTGAGAGGGCTCGCCATCAAGGGCGACGACGAGCTGTCCATCAAGGACGATGCTGACattgccggcggcggaggaggaccgGGCCgcagaggcggaggagggacAGCCCGGCTTCCTCCGTTTCCACAACGTCAGCCTAATTTGAAGTGTCAAGCCGAACAGACGGATTTGGATGCAAG CAACCGAATGGTCGTGGTGGATTCCGGGCTTCAAGGCGACGTGGAATCAGGAAAGGGGTTGTCGCTCTCAGATCAGCTGGACAGCCACGAGGGTTCTCTCCATCAAGAGCGATGCCCAGCAG AATTGTGCTCTTACACGCGGGCGGGACCAGGAGGTCGGGAATGGACGCCGGCTGGAACATGGGGGTTCGGGGTCACGAAACAGTGGAGACCGCGGCTGCAAAGAAGAAGGCTCGGGCCACAGGAGGACGGGCTGGCCAAGaatacggcggcggcggaggtgggccgggaggcggcggagatgggccggggggcggaggaggtgggccGGGCCGATTGCCTCCGTTTCCGCACCGCCTCCCGTACGTGA